Proteins encoded in a region of the Zunongwangia endophytica genome:
- the pruA gene encoding L-glutamate gamma-semialdehyde dehydrogenase, translating into MGKGFFHVPKAENEPVKSYAPGTPEREEVLLTYKELYNTKVDVPLYIGSEEIRTGKTLNINPPHDHQHDCGVYHLAEKKHIEQAIDSALEARKKWAKLEWEQRAAVFLKAADLISGPYRQKMNAATMIGQSKTVYQAEIDAAAEICDFLRFNVEYMSELYNEQPNSSDGNWNRIEYRPLEGFVYAITPFNFTAISGNLPASAALMGNVAIWKPSDSQMLSAQVIMEVFKEAGVPDGVINMVMGDPEMITDTVLASPDFAGIHYTGSTAVFKNIWTKIGNNIHTYKSYPRIVGESGGKDFIIAHPTSNAKQVATAITRGAFEYQGQKCSAASRVYLPKSLWPEIKDYVIEDVKSIKMGSPEDLSNFFAAVIHEKSFDKLSSYIEKVKEDNDAEIVVGGNCDKSKGYFVEPTVILAKDPHYTTMEEELFGPVVTIYVYEDDKWDETLHIVDNTSAYALTGAVFSADRYEAAKATDILQNAAGNFYINDKPTGAVVGQQPFGGARASGTNDKAGSKLNLMRWISPRLIKETFVPATDYKYPHMKE; encoded by the coding sequence ATGGGAAAAGGATTTTTTCACGTTCCTAAAGCGGAAAATGAGCCAGTAAAATCATACGCTCCGGGAACTCCAGAAAGAGAAGAAGTATTATTAACATATAAAGAGTTGTACAATACAAAAGTAGATGTACCACTTTACATAGGTTCTGAAGAAATAAGAACCGGAAAAACGTTAAATATAAATCCACCTCACGATCACCAACATGATTGTGGTGTTTATCATTTAGCTGAAAAAAAACACATCGAGCAGGCTATCGATTCTGCTTTAGAAGCTCGTAAGAAATGGGCTAAATTAGAGTGGGAACAAAGAGCTGCAGTATTTTTAAAAGCAGCAGATTTAATTTCGGGACCTTACCGTCAGAAAATGAATGCTGCTACAATGATAGGACAGTCTAAAACTGTTTATCAAGCAGAAATCGATGCAGCAGCAGAGATTTGCGACTTTTTACGTTTTAACGTAGAATACATGTCTGAACTTTACAATGAGCAACCAAACTCTTCAGACGGAAATTGGAACCGTATCGAATATCGCCCACTAGAAGGTTTTGTATACGCGATTACACCATTTAATTTTACAGCAATTTCAGGAAATTTACCTGCTAGTGCTGCGTTAATGGGTAATGTTGCGATTTGGAAACCAAGTGATAGCCAAATGCTTTCTGCACAGGTTATAATGGAAGTATTTAAAGAAGCAGGTGTACCTGATGGTGTTATCAATATGGTAATGGGTGATCCTGAAATGATTACCGATACTGTATTAGCTAGCCCAGATTTTGCAGGGATACACTACACTGGTAGTACAGCGGTATTTAAAAATATTTGGACTAAGATTGGTAATAATATTCATACCTATAAATCTTATCCAAGAATCGTTGGAGAATCAGGTGGTAAAGATTTTATCATAGCGCATCCAACTTCGAATGCAAAACAGGTTGCTACAGCAATTACTCGTGGAGCATTTGAATATCAGGGGCAAAAATGCAGTGCTGCATCCAGAGTTTATTTACCAAAGAGCTTATGGCCAGAAATTAAAGATTATGTTATTGAAGATGTGAAGTCTATCAAAATGGGCTCTCCAGAAGATCTTTCTAATTTCTTCGCTGCAGTAATCCATGAAAAATCATTCGATAAATTATCTTCTTACATCGAGAAAGTAAAAGAAGATAATGATGCTGAGATCGTAGTTGGTGGTAATTGTGATAAATCTAAAGGTTATTTCGTAGAACCTACAGTAATTTTAGCTAAAGATCCTCACTACACGACTATGGAAGAAGAATTATTCGGTCCAGTAGTAACGATTTATGTTTACGAAGATGATAAATGGGACGAAACATTGCATATTGTAGATAATACAAGTGCTTATGCATTAACTGGTGCTGTATTTTCTGCAGATCGATACGAAGCTGCAAAAGCTACAGATATCCTTCAAAATGCTGCGGGTAACTTCTATATTAACGATAAACCAACCGGAGCTGTTGTAGGCCAACAACCATTTGGTGGAGCAAGAGCTAGTGGTACAAATGATAAAGCAGGATCTAAACTGAATCTAATGCGTTGGATTTCTCCAAGATTAATCAAAGAGACATTTGTTCCAGCAACAGATTATAAGTATCCTCACATGAAGGAATAA
- the apaG gene encoding Co2+/Mg2+ efflux protein ApaG has translation MVQQITKGIKISVHTFFDGIIYDRYQVKYAFGYRITIENQSNDSVQLKSRFWKIKDALNNTETVEGEGVIGKKPVIKPGETHSYQSGCLLNTPFGAMSGHYNMVNFTSTRKFRVQIPSFKLSAPFALN, from the coding sequence ATGGTTCAACAAATAACAAAAGGCATAAAAATCTCGGTTCATACTTTTTTTGACGGCATCATATACGATCGCTATCAGGTAAAATATGCTTTTGGTTACCGTATTACCATCGAAAATCAAAGCAATGATTCGGTACAGCTAAAATCAAGGTTTTGGAAAATCAAAGATGCTTTAAATAATACAGAAACTGTAGAAGGCGAAGGAGTAATAGGTAAAAAACCGGTTATAAAACCAGGAGAAACACATTCTTACCAAAGCGGTTGTCTTTTAAATACGCCATTTGGAGCAATGAGCGGTCATTACAATATGGTTAATTTCACTTCTACCAGAAAGTTTAGAGTTCAGATTCCTTCTTTTAAATTAAGTGCTCCTTTTGCCTTAAATTAA
- a CDS encoding NRDE family protein — protein MCTVSIFPENKNSLSFVLTFNRDEAFDRETFAPKFENVNRCEMIFPKDGVAGGTWLGVSAQKRLIGIMNGEFTAHKRNPPYRKSRGVVVKEFLAVEDVFDYADQYNFEGIEPFTMIIVEWSSSLIITELVWDAKKLHIKNVAHKPRIWSSSPLYDSGMKLKRENWFQKFITEEEITASTIWEFHHEAGSGDKNIDLIVDRGFLKTQSISQIIVNDDEKLFKYKELASGKTKIVNLDDLI, from the coding sequence ATGTGTACAGTAAGTATTTTTCCTGAAAATAAGAATTCATTATCCTTTGTGCTTACGTTTAATAGGGACGAGGCCTTTGATCGTGAAACTTTTGCGCCAAAATTTGAAAATGTTAACAGATGTGAAATGATTTTCCCAAAAGATGGGGTCGCTGGGGGTACATGGCTGGGGGTAAGTGCGCAAAAAAGGCTAATTGGGATAATGAATGGAGAATTTACAGCGCATAAACGCAATCCGCCTTACCGCAAGAGTAGAGGAGTAGTAGTAAAAGAATTTTTAGCAGTAGAAGATGTTTTTGATTATGCAGATCAATATAATTTTGAAGGTATCGAACCTTTCACCATGATCATTGTAGAATGGTCTTCTAGCTTAATTATTACTGAATTGGTTTGGGATGCAAAAAAGCTTCATATAAAAAATGTAGCTCATAAACCTCGAATATGGTCTTCTTCACCTTTATATGATTCAGGTATGAAATTGAAAAGAGAGAACTGGTTTCAGAAATTTATAACTGAAGAAGAAATTACAGCAAGCACAATTTGGGAATTTCATCATGAAGCAGGAAGCGGTGATAAGAATATTGATCTTATTGTGGATAGAGGATTTTTGAAAACGCAGAGTATTTCGCAGATCATAGTAAATGACGACGAAAAGCTATTTAAATATAAAGAATTAGCTTCTGGAAAAACTAAGATTGTAAATCTTGACGACTTAATTTAA
- a CDS encoding LamG-like jellyroll fold domain-containing protein yields MKKTTFPGAAIILGLFLTLFLINQSESFGLEEDLIITSSSQDLTCYNADDGAIDIEVSGGNGNYSFQWTGPSSFTSTNEDIFNLSAGTYTITITDDAGNSGSESIIISQPDQLILNNYSTSNVSCNGFNDGTIIAESVSGGTAPYQYSIDGTNFSTESNFDNLTAGNYTLIVRDQNNCSITTNIEITQPDQLQMTAPNSTNVSCFSVNDGSISAGTISGGTAPYQYSIDGNNFSTESNFDNLTAGNYTLTVRDQNNCSISANIEITQPEQLEMIAPNSTNVSCFGGNDGSISAGSVSGGTAPYQYSINGTNFSTESNFDNLTAGNYTLTVRDANNCSISTNIEITQPEQLEMTAPNSTKVSCFGGNDGSISAGTVSGGTAPYQYSINGTNFSTEANFDNLSAGNYTLTVRDQNNCSISTNIEITQPEQLEMTTPNSTNVSCFGGNDGSISAGTISGGTAPYQYSINGSDFSSASIFEDLSAGNYTLTVRDQNNCSISTTIEITQPEQLEMTAPNSTNTSCFSGNDGSISAGMVAGGTAPYQYSIDGTNFSTQANFDNLTEGNYTLTVKDQNNCSISTTIEITQPEELEMTTPNSTNVSCFGGSDGNISAGTISGGTAPYQYSIDGINFSTESNFDNLAAGNYTLTVRDQNNCSISTTIEITQPDQLEMMAPNSTNVSCFGGNDGSISAGTTSGGTAPYQYSINGSDFSSASTFEDLSAGNYTLTVRDQNNCTISANIEISQPEQLEMTAPNSTNVSCFGGNDGSISAGTISGGTAPYQYSIDGTNFSTEANFDNLTAGNYTLTVRDQNNCSISANIEITQPEQLEMTAPNSTNVSCFGGNNGSISAGTISGGTAPYQYSINGSDFSTESNFDNLTAGNYTLTVRDQNNCSISANIEITQPEQLEMTAPNSTNVSCFGGNDGSISAGNVSGGTAPYQYSINGTDFSTESNFDNLSAGNYTLTVRDQNNCSISTNIEIKQPAQLEMTAPNSTNVSCFSGNDGSISAGTVSGGTTPYQYSINGSDFSSASSFEYLSAGNYTLTVRDQNNCSISATIEISQPEQLEMTAPNSANVSCFGGNDGSISAGTVSGGTAPYQYSIDGNTYQPNKKFSNISAGTYNFSVIDNNGCIIQQVIQISQPDIISASSPSVTNINCYGASNGVITVGQIDGGTAPFEYSIDNTNFQTDKTFSGLPAGDYTVFIKDRNACALQQNVTITEPAEIISNFQKKNVNCFAENSGSISFTGVSGGSESFQYSIDNGLNWSDSASFPNLPKGIYTLKLRDKNSIDCQKIIAENIVISEPSEPVTVSVSTTRTMVYDSKTGSADANPSGGTPGYTYEWRSSGSSTIIATTKKATNLAAGNYTLSVFDKNGCSEVVDVVINEILKAEVLPTSICEGDNNVRVSYFEVANNTAFGGVPPYSYSWDFDTDGTYTTNTGLGSHRVSYPSEGNRNITLTVTDAEGFSRDFIYQQYVGECYVDNCGSNDFGIAGYYIGDSSGKRITSENCSNGDQKYIYVELDQSATRYSLYTEFTYSVKSLETGNTTIKREFGCFYEKEGIPANAKTIPINYQCGDEVSVDNIYLTFSNNKKNACGQSSKSKCFSTNNQEIIFTPLYAKATPNKLECFDSELGTIQVQASGGRAPYSYSITNENAGYQKENLFEILKAGDYDVWVKDSEGSVFKIPSVVITQPDSPITMNFEIQQPVCPGEKGTVTVNPLGGTPKSEDESTAYEYLWNDASGSTTKTLENLEPGDYTITVIDANQCQAIRSISIDDPAPLTNAITGEDEVLGCGYYQTTLEANTPEFGSGIWSVVSGPSNFNFVDPTDPNTKFIGDEGQYVLRWTVFNENCSNYDELNLTISANCNSLDFDGIDDHILIGDSFDMHDKEGFTIEAWIKSENNVGLKTILAKRDIKNLNSGGYDFVINSGSPTFRWNGNSVSTSYKIKEDTWHHIAVIYKDANIRLYVDGIPVANKSANLPGNVPHPFIIGAIYDSDQPDVPSNYFDGWIEELRIWNKSLTEKQLRFLMNQSIAVASNPLRGNVIPVDVPGTLNWNNLEAYYQLKGNPEAIAEGLTPEITGNHSNGLIRNITSTQENTAPTPYILNEENQDWTNQTTWFLPPTVNDSKVSEREVWKVPGSYGIDGQTTIDWNIVEISNDIFYPHSNSTKPLQLLGLISNSGTFKMTGTNPTEGGTGNPLIITDYLKLNGIIDLNGESQLIQTEGSILDPESKGVIHRDQQGTANSYNYNYWSSPVSTNSPNSGFTIADVLKDGKDPEQVRDISFKYQFTWADSKNYSGLTRVSTYWLNRFHRTSGYAGWSQIRENTKLESGEGYTMKGTSGSVDIFSSHNYTFVGLPNNGDIKLHIKPQETFLIGNPYPSAIDGQQFILDNLDKNSVNGANGEQNLFNGAIYFWDHFGQSNSHYLQDYIGGYATLNLIGSVPAVATDELINANNSQSNRKPGRYIPVGQGFFVNSFLNSRNSGNITLSEGDILFNNSQRVFAKESNSVQSLFLKPENVSKKIAQNKTAAQEDNREKIRLNYKSPGGMYRQIVVGADKNATSQFDLGYDAPLYDMQNEDMFWLMDDQALVIQGVPDFNNDRVLDLGVIVRSNTEFYIEIDTLENISSEKKIYLMDRADSTYYDLKAEKYVATIDSGYYSNRFAITFQKTENDVDEEENDQEEEVGDTDDNQDPVDNEDEETDSDPDEDNEDEETESDPDEDEAIDDVEKPEAPEVPEEDVSNLTGKFQIVYLRDDDAVFIENPELINIDRILLYGINGSFIKEFNNIELKNKIYVPLEKDMSSAVYILKIYTERGITNMKFVRK; encoded by the coding sequence ATGAAGAAAACTACTTTTCCTGGAGCCGCAATTATTTTAGGGCTATTTCTAACGCTTTTCTTAATCAACCAATCTGAATCTTTCGGATTGGAAGAGGATCTTATTATAACATCTTCATCACAGGATCTTACCTGTTATAATGCCGATGATGGTGCTATAGATATTGAAGTTTCTGGAGGGAACGGCAATTATTCTTTTCAATGGACTGGCCCCAGCTCTTTTACTTCTACTAATGAAGATATTTTCAATCTTTCGGCGGGAACTTATACAATTACCATTACAGACGATGCTGGAAATTCCGGCAGTGAGTCCATAATTATTTCGCAACCCGACCAATTAATTCTAAACAATTATTCTACTTCTAACGTTAGTTGCAACGGATTCAATGACGGCACTATAATAGCCGAATCAGTTTCTGGCGGCACTGCGCCTTATCAATATTCGATAGATGGAACTAACTTTTCTACGGAATCCAATTTTGATAATCTAACAGCGGGCAATTATACGCTGATCGTACGTGATCAAAATAATTGTTCGATTACTACCAATATTGAAATTACGCAGCCAGATCAACTCCAAATGACGGCTCCGAATTCCACAAATGTTTCTTGTTTTAGTGTAAACGACGGAAGCATTTCAGCAGGAACGATTTCCGGTGGAACAGCGCCTTATCAATATTCGATAGACGGAAATAATTTTTCTACGGAATCCAACTTCGATAATCTAACGGCAGGTAATTATACCTTGACCGTTCGTGATCAAAATAATTGCTCGATTTCAGCAAATATTGAAATTACGCAACCGGAACAACTTGAAATGATAGCTCCAAATTCCACAAACGTTTCTTGTTTTGGTGGTAACGACGGAAGTATTTCAGCAGGTTCAGTTTCAGGAGGCACAGCACCGTATCAATATTCGATAAATGGAACTAACTTTTCTACGGAATCCAACTTCGATAATCTAACGGCAGGGAATTACACCTTGACCGTTCGTGATGCAAATAATTGTTCGATTTCTACCAATATTGAAATTACACAACCGGAACAACTCGAAATGACGGCTCCGAATTCCACGAAAGTTTCTTGTTTTGGTGGAAACGATGGAAGCATTTCCGCAGGAACCGTATCTGGCGGTACAGCTCCTTATCAATATTCAATAAATGGAACTAATTTTTCTACGGAAGCAAATTTCGATAATCTGTCGGCTGGGAATTATACCTTGACCGTTCGTGATCAAAATAATTGTTCGATTTCTACCAATATTGAAATTACACAACCAGAACAGTTGGAAATGACCACTCCGAATTCCACAAATGTTTCTTGTTTTGGTGGAAACGATGGAAGCATTTCCGCAGGGACAATTTCTGGCGGCACAGCGCCCTATCAATATTCGATAAATGGAAGTGATTTTTCTTCAGCCTCAATCTTTGAAGATTTATCGGCTGGGAATTATACCTTGACCGTTCGTGATCAAAATAATTGCTCTATTTCAACAACTATTGAAATTACACAACCGGAACAGTTGGAAATGACGGCTCCGAATTCCACAAATACTTCTTGTTTTAGTGGAAACGATGGAAGCATTTCCGCAGGTATGGTTGCAGGAGGAACAGCACCTTATCAATATTCAATAGACGGAACTAATTTTTCTACGCAAGCAAATTTCGATAATCTAACAGAGGGGAATTACACCTTGACTGTAAAAGATCAAAATAATTGTTCGATTTCTACAACAATTGAAATTACGCAACCGGAAGAACTAGAAATGACCACTCCGAATTCCACAAACGTTTCTTGTTTTGGTGGAAGCGATGGAAACATTTCCGCAGGGACAATTTCCGGTGGCACAGCGCCTTATCAATATTCGATAGATGGAATTAACTTTTCTACGGAATCGAATTTCGATAATCTGGCGGCAGGAAATTATACCTTGACCGTTCGTGATCAAAATAATTGTTCGATTTCTACAACTATTGAAATTACGCAGCCAGATCAACTAGAAATGATGGCTCCGAATTCCACAAACGTTTCTTGTTTTGGTGGAAACGATGGAAGCATTTCCGCAGGGACAACTTCTGGCGGAACAGCGCCTTATCAATATTCGATAAATGGAAGTGATTTTTCTTCAGCTTCAACCTTTGAAGATTTATCCGCAGGGAATTATACCTTGACCGTTCGCGATCAAAATAATTGTACGATTTCAGCAAATATTGAAATTTCACAACCGGAACAACTCGAAATGACCGCTCCGAATTCCACTAACGTTTCATGTTTTGGTGGAAACGACGGAAGTATTTCCGCAGGAACAATTTCCGGCGGAACAGCGCCTTATCAATATTCGATTGATGGAACTAACTTTTCTACGGAAGCAAATTTTGATAATCTAACAGCGGGGAATTACACCTTGACGGTGCGTGATCAAAATAATTGTTCGATTTCAGCAAATATTGAAATTACACAACCGGAACAGTTGGAAATGACTGCGCCGAATTCCACAAACGTTTCCTGTTTTGGTGGAAATAATGGAAGCATTTCCGCAGGGACAATTTCCGGTGGCACGGCACCTTATCAATATTCGATAAACGGATCTGACTTTTCTACGGAATCCAACTTCGATAATCTAACAGCGGGAAATTATACTCTAACTGTTCGTGATCAAAATAATTGTTCAATTTCAGCAAATATTGAAATTACCCAACCGGAACAACTCGAAATGACGGCTCCGAATTCAACTAATGTTTCTTGTTTTGGTGGAAATGATGGAAGCATTTCCGCAGGTAATGTTTCGGGAGGAACAGCGCCCTATCAATATTCGATAAATGGAACTGACTTTTCTACGGAATCCAACTTCGATAATCTTTCGGCAGGGAATTATACGTTGACCGTGCGTGACCAAAATAATTGTTCGATTTCAACGAATATTGAAATTAAGCAGCCAGCTCAACTTGAAATGACGGCTCCGAATTCCACAAATGTTTCTTGTTTTAGTGGAAACGATGGAAGCATTTCCGCAGGAACCGTTTCCGGAGGAACAACGCCTTATCAATATTCGATAAATGGAAGTGATTTTTCTTCAGCCTCGAGCTTTGAGTACTTATCGGCAGGTAATTATACGTTGACCGTTCGTGATCAAAATAATTGTTCGATTTCAGCAACTATTGAAATTTCACAACCAGAACAGTTGGAAATGACGGCTCCAAATTCCGCAAATGTTTCTTGCTTTGGTGGAAATGACGGAAGTATTTCCGCAGGGACAGTTTCGGGTGGAACAGCACCTTATCAATATTCTATAGATGGAAATACTTACCAGCCTAACAAAAAATTCAGCAATATTTCTGCTGGCACATATAATTTTAGTGTTATTGATAATAATGGATGTATTATTCAACAAGTCATTCAGATATCGCAACCAGATATCATCAGCGCATCTTCTCCATCTGTCACAAATATCAATTGTTATGGAGCTTCAAACGGAGTTATTACGGTAGGACAAATTGATGGCGGAACAGCTCCTTTCGAGTACTCTATAGATAACACCAACTTTCAAACCGACAAAACTTTTTCTGGCTTACCTGCTGGTGATTATACAGTATTTATAAAAGATAGAAATGCTTGTGCTTTGCAACAAAATGTAACTATTACAGAGCCAGCAGAAATTATTTCTAATTTTCAAAAAAAGAATGTCAACTGCTTTGCTGAGAATTCAGGTAGCATCTCATTTACTGGAGTCTCTGGAGGAAGTGAGTCTTTTCAATATAGTATCGATAACGGATTGAATTGGTCTGATTCTGCATCTTTTCCAAATCTTCCAAAAGGAATTTATACTTTAAAATTAAGAGATAAAAACAGCATAGACTGCCAAAAGATAATTGCAGAAAATATCGTTATAAGCGAACCAAGTGAGCCGGTTACTGTATCAGTTAGCACTACGAGAACGATGGTTTACGACTCAAAAACAGGGAGTGCAGACGCTAATCCATCGGGAGGAACACCGGGCTATACTTATGAATGGAGATCTTCTGGAAGTTCTACCATTATCGCTACAACCAAGAAAGCAACTAATCTCGCTGCTGGCAATTATACTCTTAGTGTTTTCGATAAAAATGGATGTAGCGAAGTAGTAGATGTTGTTATTAATGAAATATTGAAGGCTGAAGTTTTACCTACTTCAATTTGTGAAGGAGATAATAATGTACGTGTGAGTTATTTCGAAGTAGCGAATAATACAGCTTTTGGCGGAGTTCCTCCGTATTCATACAGTTGGGACTTCGATACCGATGGAACTTACACCACCAATACCGGTTTGGGTTCTCACAGAGTGAGCTATCCATCAGAAGGAAACCGAAATATAACGCTTACTGTTACCGATGCAGAAGGGTTTAGCCGTGATTTTATATATCAACAATATGTTGGTGAATGTTATGTAGATAATTGTGGATCGAATGATTTCGGAATTGCAGGATATTATATTGGTGATTCTTCAGGAAAAAGAATTACATCTGAAAATTGCAGTAACGGAGATCAAAAATATATTTACGTTGAATTAGACCAGAGTGCAACACGCTATTCTCTATATACCGAGTTTACCTATAGTGTAAAAAGTTTAGAGACCGGTAACACAACGATTAAAAGAGAATTTGGGTGTTTTTATGAAAAAGAAGGTATACCTGCGAATGCCAAAACTATCCCCATTAATTATCAATGTGGAGATGAAGTGTCGGTTGATAATATTTATTTGACTTTTTCGAATAATAAGAAAAATGCATGTGGACAAAGTAGTAAATCTAAATGCTTCTCTACCAATAATCAAGAAATTATTTTTACGCCTTTATATGCTAAAGCAACGCCGAATAAACTAGAATGCTTCGATTCTGAATTGGGAACAATTCAGGTTCAGGCTTCTGGCGGGAGGGCTCCTTATAGCTATAGTATTACCAATGAAAATGCTGGATATCAAAAAGAAAACTTATTTGAAATACTAAAGGCAGGCGATTATGATGTTTGGGTGAAAGATTCTGAAGGATCTGTTTTTAAAATTCCTTCCGTAGTAATTACTCAGCCAGATTCGCCGATTACAATGAATTTTGAAATTCAGCAACCAGTTTGCCCTGGTGAAAAAGGCACAGTTACTGTAAATCCATTGGGAGGAACACCTAAGAGTGAAGACGAAAGCACAGCCTATGAATATCTCTGGAATGATGCCTCTGGTTCTACAACTAAAACATTAGAAAATCTTGAACCGGGAGATTACACTATAACTGTTATCGACGCCAATCAGTGTCAGGCAATTCGCAGCATTAGCATAGATGATCCTGCGCCGTTAACTAATGCTATTACCGGAGAGGATGAAGTTCTTGGCTGCGGCTATTACCAGACTACTCTGGAGGCAAATACACCAGAATTTGGCTCAGGTATTTGGAGCGTAGTTAGCGGACCTTCGAATTTTAATTTTGTAGACCCTACCGATCCAAATACAAAGTTTATTGGAGATGAAGGGCAGTATGTTTTAAGATGGACTGTTTTTAATGAAAACTGTTCGAATTACGACGAGCTTAATCTTACAATTTCTGCGAATTGCAACAGCTTAGATTTTGATGGGATAGATGATCATATCTTAATTGGCGATTCTTTTGATATGCACGATAAAGAAGGATTTACTATTGAGGCATGGATCAAATCTGAAAATAACGTAGGACTAAAAACAATTCTTGCAAAGCGAGATATTAAAAACCTAAATAGTGGCGGATATGATTTTGTAATCAATTCAGGTTCTCCAACTTTTAGGTGGAATGGAAATTCGGTTTCTACATCTTATAAAATTAAAGAGGACACATGGCACCACATTGCAGTTATTTATAAAGATGCAAATATCAGATTATATGTAGATGGTATTCCTGTTGCTAATAAAAGCGCAAATCTTCCGGGCAATGTACCGCATCCATTTATTATAGGTGCAATATATGATAGCGATCAACCTGATGTTCCTTCTAATTACTTTGATGGTTGGATTGAAGAATTAAGAATTTGGAATAAAAGCCTAACTGAAAAACAGCTACGCTTTTTGATGAATCAGAGTATAGCGGTAGCAAGTAATCCACTGCGTGGAAATGTTATACCTGTAGATGTTCCCGGTACTTTAAATTGGAATAATCTTGAAGCCTATTATCAATTAAAAGGTAACCCTGAAGCAATTGCTGAAGGATTAACTCCTGAGATTACCGGCAATCATAGCAACGGTTTAATTCGAAATATTACCTCAACGCAGGAGAATACAGCTCCTACTCCTTATATTTTGAATGAAGAAAATCAAGATTGGACAAATCAAACCACATGGTTTTTACCTCCTACGGTGAATGATAGTAAAGTTTCTGAACGGGAAGTTTGGAAAGTTCCTGGAAGTTATGGTATAGATGGACAAACTACCATAGATTGGAATATTGTTGAGATTTCGAACGATATATTTTACCCTCACTCTAATTCAACAAAACCTCTACAATTACTGGGACTAATCTCTAATTCCGGCACGTTTAAGATGACTGGAACAAATCCTACTGAAGGAGGTACAGGAAACCCATTAATTATAACAGATTACCTAAAACTGAATGGGATAATAGACTTAAACGGAGAGTCTCAACTTATCCAAACTGAAGGAAGTATTTTAGATCCAGAAAGCAAAGGAGTTATTCATAGAGATCAACAGGGTACTGCAAATTCTTACAATTATAATTATTGGTCTTCTCCAGTTAGTACAAACTCTCCAAACTCAGGATTCACTATTGCTGATGTTCTTAAGGATGGGAAAGATCCAGAGCAAGTGCGAGATATTTCTTTTAAATATCAATTTACCTGGGCAGATTCAAAGAATTATTCAGGATTAACAAGAGTTAGTACCTATTGGTTAAATAGATTTCATAGAACTTCTGGTTATGCGGGATGGAGCCAGATACGCGAAAACACAAAATTGGAATCTGGAGAAGGCTATACTATGAAAGGAACCTCGGGTAGCGTTGATATTTTTTCTTCTCATAATTATACATTTGTTGGTTTACCTAATAATGGAGACATTAAACTTCATATTAAACCTCAGGAAACATTCTTAATAGGAAATCCATATCCTTCAGCTATAGATGGACAACAATTCATTTTGGACAATCTGGATAAGAATTCTGTGAACGGAGCTAATGGAGAACAGAACCTTTTTAATGGAGCTATCTATTTTTGGGATCATTTTGGACAAAGTAACTCCCATTATTTACAGGATTATATAGGTGGTTATGCTACGCTAAATTTAATAGGAAGTGTTCCTGCCGTAGCGACAGATGAACTTATTAATGCAAATAATTCTCAAAGTAATAGAAAACCGGGTAGGTATATTCCAGTAGGACAGGGATTTTTTGTGAATAGCTTTCTAAACTCACGAAACAGTGGTAATATTACATTGAGCGAAGGTGATATTTTATTCAACAATTCTCAACGTGTTTTTGCAAAAGAATCAAATTCTGTGCAATCTCTATTCTTGAAACCTGAAAATGTTTCCAAGAAAATAGCTCAGAATAAAACTGCGGCACAAGAAGATAACAGAGAAAAAATTCGACTGAATTATAAGTCTCCGGGAGGAATGTACAGACAAATCGTTGTAGGTGCAGATAAAAATGCGACCTCTCAATTCGACCTTGGTTACGATGCTCCTCTTTATGATATGCAAAATGAAGATATGTTTTGGCTAATGGACGACCAGGCATTGGTAATACAGGGCGTGCCAGATTTCAATAATGACCGGGTTTTAGATCTCGGTGTCATTGTTCGATCTAATACCGAATTTTATATTGAAATAGATACTTTAGAGAATATTTCTTCAGAAAAGAAAATTTATCTTATGGATCGAGCAGATAGTACCTATTATGATTTAAAAGCTGAAAAATACGTTGCAACTATCGATAGTGGATATTACTCCAACAGATTTGCCATAACTTTTCAGAAGACGGAAAATGACGTAGATGAAGAGGAAAACGATCAGGAAGAAGAAGTAGGCGATACCGATGATAATCAGGATCCTGTAGATAATGAAGATGAAGAAACGGATAGTGATCCAGATGAAGATAATGAAGATGAGGAAACAGAAAGTGACCCAGATGAAGATGAAGCTATAGATGATGTTGAAAAACCTGAAGCTCCTGAAGTGCCAGAAGAAGATGTCAGTAATTTAACCGGAAAATTCCAAATTGTATACTTACGTGATGATGATGCCGTTTTTATTGAAAATCCAGAACTCATAAATATAGACAGGATTTTACTTTATGGTATTAATGGTAGTTTTATCAAGGAATTCAATAATATTGAGTTGAAAAATAAAATTTATGTTCCGCTAGAAAAAGATATGAGTAGCGCGGTTTATATTCTTAAAATTTATACTGAAAGAGGAATAACCAATATGAAGTTTGTCCGAAAATAA